A single Kitasatospora kifunensis DNA region contains:
- a CDS encoding LutB/LldF family L-lactate oxidation iron-sulfur protein has product MSEGLVWLGTPAFPQAAKKALADTQLRRNLGKATGTIRDKRLRVCAELDDWEQLRDSAAALKLRTLRHLPRYLEQLEASVTAAGGTVHWAADAAEANRIVAELVKATGEREVVKVKSMATQEIGLNEALAAEGITAHETDLAELIVQLADDRPSHILVPAIHRNRAEIREIFRSRMPDAPADLTDEPRALAEAARLHLREKFLRAKVAVSGANFAVAETGTVLVVESEGNGRMCLTLPDTLITVMGIEKVVPTFADLEVFLQLLPRSATGERMNPYTSAWTGVHAADGPSTFHLVLLDNGRTATLTDQVGRQALGCIRCSACLNVCPVYERVGGHAYGSVYPGPIGAILTPQLAGVGHAASLPFASTLCGACYDACPVKINIPEVLVHLRAKEVDAKRGRRTPTVESLLMRAATEVLASPERLRLAQKAGALGGRLVGRGGRIGPLPGPFHAWSDTRDLPVPPAESFRAWWQRTHPEENDR; this is encoded by the coding sequence ATGAGCGAGGGACTGGTCTGGCTCGGCACCCCCGCCTTCCCGCAGGCCGCCAAGAAGGCGCTTGCCGACACCCAGCTGCGCCGCAACCTGGGCAAGGCCACCGGCACGATCCGCGACAAACGGCTGCGGGTCTGCGCCGAACTGGACGACTGGGAACAGCTGCGGGACAGCGCCGCCGCGCTCAAGCTCCGCACGCTGCGCCATCTCCCCCGGTACCTGGAGCAGTTGGAGGCCTCGGTCACCGCCGCGGGCGGCACCGTGCACTGGGCCGCCGACGCGGCCGAGGCCAACCGGATCGTCGCCGAGCTGGTGAAGGCCACCGGCGAGCGTGAAGTGGTCAAGGTCAAGTCGATGGCCACCCAGGAGATCGGCCTCAACGAGGCGCTCGCCGCCGAGGGCATCACCGCCCACGAGACCGATCTCGCCGAACTCATCGTCCAGTTGGCCGACGACCGCCCCTCGCACATCCTGGTGCCCGCGATCCACCGCAACCGCGCCGAGATCCGCGAGATCTTCCGCAGCCGGATGCCCGACGCACCCGCCGACCTGACCGACGAGCCGCGCGCCCTGGCCGAGGCGGCCCGACTGCACCTGCGGGAGAAGTTCCTGCGCGCCAAGGTCGCCGTCTCCGGTGCCAACTTCGCGGTGGCCGAGACCGGCACGGTGCTGGTGGTGGAGTCCGAGGGCAACGGGCGGATGTGCCTGACCCTGCCGGACACCCTGATCACCGTGATGGGCATCGAGAAGGTGGTGCCCACCTTCGCCGACCTGGAGGTCTTCCTCCAACTGCTGCCCCGCTCCGCCACCGGCGAGCGGATGAACCCCTACACCTCGGCCTGGACCGGTGTCCACGCAGCTGACGGACCGTCAACCTTCCACCTGGTCCTGCTGGACAACGGCCGCACCGCCACCCTGACCGACCAGGTCGGCCGCCAGGCGCTCGGCTGCATCCGCTGCTCGGCCTGCCTCAACGTCTGCCCGGTCTACGAGCGGGTGGGCGGCCACGCGTACGGCTCGGTCTACCCCGGGCCGATCGGCGCCATCCTGACCCCGCAGCTCGCGGGGGTGGGCCACGCGGCCTCACTGCCGTTCGCCTCCACCCTCTGCGGTGCCTGCTACGACGCCTGCCCCGTGAAGATCAACATCCCCGAGGTGCTGGTCCACCTGCGGGCCAAGGAGGTTGACGCCAAACGCGGGCGCAGGACGCCCACCGTGGAGTCGCTGCTGATGCGCGCGGCCACCGAGGTGCTGGCCTCCCCCGAACGCCTGAGGCTGGCCCAGAAGGCCGGCGCGCTCGGCGGCAGGCTGGTCGGGCGCGGCGGCAGGATCGGCCCGCTGCCCGGCCCCTTCCACGCCTGGTCCGACACCCGCGACCTGCCGGTGCCGCCGGCCGAGTCCTTCCGCGCCTGGTGGCAGCGGACGCATCCCGAGGAGAACGACCGGTGA
- a CDS encoding (Fe-S)-binding protein, giving the protein MRVALFITCFNDTLFPETGKAVVRLLERLGHQVDFPLGQTCCGQPQFNTGYRPEARPLVRRFAEAFAGYDAVVTPSGSCAAMVREHHPLLAADDPGLRRAVAQVAPKVHELSEFLVDVLGVTDVGAYYPHRVTYHPTCHSLRMLRVGERPLRLLRAVKGIELVELPAAEECCGFGGTFAVKNPDVSAAMLADKMRHVLDSRAEVLTAGDNSCLLHIGGGLGRLRTGVRTVHLAEILAATEGEAR; this is encoded by the coding sequence ATGCGGGTAGCCTTGTTCATCACCTGCTTCAACGACACGCTCTTCCCCGAGACCGGCAAGGCGGTGGTGCGGCTGCTGGAGCGGCTCGGCCACCAGGTCGACTTCCCGCTCGGGCAGACCTGCTGCGGACAGCCGCAGTTCAACACCGGCTACCGCCCCGAAGCACGCCCGCTGGTCCGCCGCTTCGCCGAGGCCTTCGCCGGCTACGACGCGGTGGTCACCCCCTCCGGCTCCTGCGCCGCGATGGTGCGCGAACACCACCCACTGCTCGCCGCCGACGACCCCGGCCTGCGCCGGGCGGTGGCGCAGGTGGCGCCGAAGGTCCACGAGCTGTCGGAGTTCCTGGTGGACGTGCTCGGCGTCACCGACGTCGGCGCCTACTACCCGCACCGGGTCACCTACCACCCCACCTGCCACTCGCTGCGCATGCTGCGGGTCGGCGAGCGCCCGCTGCGGCTGCTGCGCGCGGTCAAGGGGATCGAGCTGGTGGAGCTGCCGGCGGCCGAGGAGTGCTGCGGCTTCGGCGGCACCTTCGCGGTGAAGAACCCGGACGTCTCGGCCGCGATGCTGGCCGACAAGATGCGCCACGTGCTGGACAGCAGGGCCGAGGTGCTGACCGCCGGCGACAACTCCTGCCTGCTGCACATCGGCGGCGGCCTGGGCCGGCTGCGCACGGGCGTGCGCACCGTGCACCTGGCCGAGATCCTGGCCGCCACCGAAGGAGAGGCGCGATGA
- a CDS encoding aldo/keto reductase: protein MTAPDPGAAPLEPGAARTLGRSRVAVSALSFGAAAIGNLFTPVTEQEAAEAVEAAWASGMRYFDTAPHYGLGLSERRLGEALRGHPRTEYTLSTKVGRLLDPLDEADGDDLANGFAVPATHRRRWDFSADGVRRSLEASLTRLGLDRIDLVYLHDPDDHAEQALSEAYPALARLRDEGVVGAIGAGMNQAELLTRFVRESDLDAVLLAGRYTLLDQHGLAELLPEAERRGVSVVIGGVFNSGLLADPTPQATFDYATAPAPLLDRALRLRALAERHGVPLRAAALQFPFGHPAVAGVLVGLRCAAQARDAAAMLRTPVPDALWEDLRACALLPADAPVPGRGVQARSAGEEPRRTEGPCG, encoded by the coding sequence ATGACGGCACCGGACCCGGGGGCCGCGCCGCTGGAACCGGGCGCCGCGCGGACGCTGGGGCGCAGCAGGGTCGCGGTGAGCGCGCTCTCCTTCGGCGCCGCGGCGATCGGCAACCTGTTCACCCCGGTGACCGAGCAGGAGGCGGCCGAGGCCGTAGAGGCGGCCTGGGCGAGCGGCATGCGCTACTTCGACACCGCGCCGCACTACGGGCTGGGCCTGTCCGAGCGCCGGCTGGGCGAGGCGCTGCGCGGGCACCCGCGCACCGAGTACACGCTCTCCACCAAGGTGGGCCGACTGCTCGACCCCCTCGATGAGGCCGACGGCGACGACCTGGCGAACGGCTTCGCCGTTCCCGCCACCCACCGGCGCCGCTGGGACTTCAGCGCGGACGGCGTGCGGCGTTCCCTGGAGGCCAGCTTGACCCGGCTCGGCCTGGACCGGATCGACCTGGTCTACCTGCACGATCCGGACGACCACGCCGAGCAGGCACTCTCCGAGGCCTACCCGGCGCTGGCCCGGCTGCGCGACGAAGGCGTGGTGGGCGCGATCGGCGCCGGGATGAACCAGGCCGAGCTGCTCACCCGGTTCGTGCGCGAGAGCGACCTGGACGCCGTGCTGCTGGCCGGGCGCTACACGCTGCTGGACCAGCACGGCCTGGCCGAGCTGCTGCCCGAGGCCGAGCGGCGCGGGGTCTCGGTGGTGATCGGCGGGGTGTTCAACTCCGGTCTGCTGGCCGACCCGACCCCGCAGGCCACCTTCGACTACGCCACCGCGCCGGCGCCGCTGCTGGACCGGGCACTGCGGCTGCGGGCGCTTGCCGAGCGGCACGGCGTGCCGCTGCGGGCGGCGGCCCTGCAGTTCCCGTTCGGGCACCCGGCGGTGGCGGGCGTGCTGGTCGGCCTGCGCTGCGCCGCGCAGGCGCGCGACGCGGCGGCCATGCTGCGCACGCCCGTTCCTGACGCGCTGTGGGAGGATCTGCGCGCCTGCGCTCTGCTGCCCGCGGACGCACCGGTGCCGGGGCGAGGGGTTCAGGCGAGGAGTGCAGGCGAGGAGCCAAGGAGAACGGAGGGTCCATGCGGGTAG
- a CDS encoding SDR family NAD(P)-dependent oxidoreductase: MTDFTGLRALVTGGASGIGRATALLLAERGAEVAVLDLAVDTVDKPLHGLVADLRDDASVRAAVARAAELLGGLDVLVNNAGIGAVGTVETNPDEEWHRVLDVNVLGLVRASRAALPHLRHSVRSRPGQSAAIVNTCSIAASAGLPQRALYSASKGAVLSLTLAMAADHVREGIRVNCVNPGTADTPWVGRLLDAAEDPAAERAALCARQPMGRLVSAEEVAAAIVYLASPAAGAVTGTALAVDGGMQGLRLRPTES, from the coding sequence ATGACGGACTTCACCGGCCTGCGCGCCCTGGTCACCGGCGGCGCCTCGGGCATCGGCCGGGCCACCGCGCTCCTGCTCGCCGAACGCGGCGCCGAGGTCGCGGTACTGGACCTCGCGGTCGACACCGTGGACAAACCGCTGCACGGCCTGGTGGCCGACCTGCGCGACGACGCGTCGGTACGGGCGGCGGTGGCGCGGGCGGCCGAACTGCTGGGCGGGCTCGACGTGCTGGTCAACAACGCCGGGATCGGCGCGGTCGGGACGGTGGAGACCAACCCGGACGAGGAGTGGCACCGGGTGCTGGACGTCAACGTGCTCGGCCTGGTCCGGGCCAGCCGCGCCGCGCTGCCGCACCTGCGGCACTCGGTGCGCTCCCGGCCCGGGCAGAGTGCCGCGATCGTCAACACCTGCTCGATCGCCGCGAGCGCCGGACTGCCGCAGCGGGCGCTGTACTCGGCGAGCAAGGGCGCGGTGCTCTCGCTGACCCTGGCGATGGCCGCCGACCACGTCCGCGAAGGGATCCGGGTCAACTGCGTCAACCCCGGCACCGCCGACACCCCGTGGGTGGGACGGCTGCTGGACGCCGCCGAGGACCCGGCGGCCGAGCGGGCCGCACTGTGCGCCAGGCAACCCATGGGCCGGCTGGTCAGCGCCGAGGAGGTGGCCGCCGCGATCGTCTACCTGGCGAGCCCGGCGGCGGGCGCCGTCACCGGTACGGCGCTGGCCGTGGACGGCGGGATGCAGGGGCTGCGCCTGCGGCCCACCGAGTCGTGA
- a CDS encoding L-fuconate dehydratase gives MAAAAARITAVDTYDIRFPTSRELDGSDAMNPDPDYSAAYLVLRTDAEDALEGHGFSFTIGRGNDVQVAAINALRPHVIGRPVAELCADPASLYRVLVGDSQLRWLGPEKGVMHMAIGAVVNAVWDLAAKRAGKPLWRLLADATPEWLVSQVDFRYLTDALTPDQAIELLQRGRSGLAEREARLLHQGYPGYTTSPGWLGYSDEKLTRLAHQALAEGFTQIKLKVGADLADDIRRCRAARNAVGPDIRLAIDANQRWNVAEAITWTKALAEFDPYWIEEPTSPDDVLGHAAIRTGVAPIKVATGEHVQNRIVFKQLLQAGSIDVLQLDAARVGGVNENLAILLLAARFGVPVCPHAGGVGLCELVQHLSMFDYLALSGSTEDRVIEYVDHLHEHFLDPVTIERGHYRAPRAPGFSAQMLPESIARFSYPDGDFWAADLARTEGTRP, from the coding sequence GTGGCCGCCGCCGCCGCCCGGATCACCGCCGTGGACACCTACGACATCCGCTTCCCCACCTCGCGGGAGCTGGACGGGTCGGACGCCATGAACCCCGACCCGGACTACTCGGCCGCCTACCTGGTGCTGCGCACCGACGCCGAGGACGCCTTGGAGGGGCACGGCTTCAGCTTCACCATCGGGCGCGGCAACGACGTCCAGGTCGCGGCGATCAACGCGCTGCGCCCGCACGTCATCGGCCGACCGGTGGCCGAACTCTGCGCGGACCCGGCCTCGTTGTACCGGGTCCTGGTCGGTGACAGCCAACTGCGCTGGCTCGGCCCGGAGAAGGGCGTGATGCACATGGCGATCGGCGCCGTGGTCAACGCCGTCTGGGACCTGGCCGCCAAGCGTGCGGGCAAGCCGCTGTGGCGACTGCTGGCCGACGCCACCCCCGAATGGCTGGTCTCGCAGGTGGATTTCCGCTACCTCACCGATGCCCTGACGCCCGATCAGGCGATCGAACTGCTCCAGCGGGGGCGGTCGGGCCTAGCCGAGCGCGAGGCCCGGCTACTGCACCAGGGATACCCCGGCTACACCACCTCCCCCGGCTGGCTCGGCTACTCCGACGAGAAGCTCACCCGGCTCGCCCACCAGGCACTGGCCGAGGGCTTCACCCAGATCAAGCTCAAGGTCGGTGCCGACCTGGCGGACGACATCCGCCGCTGCCGGGCCGCCCGCAACGCGGTGGGCCCGGACATCCGGCTGGCGATCGACGCCAACCAGCGCTGGAACGTGGCCGAGGCGATCACCTGGACCAAGGCGCTGGCCGAGTTCGACCCGTACTGGATCGAGGAACCGACCAGTCCCGACGACGTGCTCGGGCACGCGGCGATCCGCACCGGGGTGGCCCCGATCAAGGTCGCCACCGGTGAACACGTGCAGAACCGGATCGTCTTCAAGCAGTTGCTCCAGGCCGGCTCGATCGATGTGCTCCAGCTGGACGCGGCCAGGGTCGGCGGGGTCAACGAGAACCTCGCGATCCTGCTGCTGGCCGCCAGATTCGGCGTGCCGGTCTGCCCGCACGCGGGCGGTGTGGGACTGTGTGAACTGGTCCAGCACCTCTCGATGTTCGACTATCTGGCGCTCTCCGGGAGCACCGAGGACCGGGTGATCGAGTACGTCGACCACCTGCACGAGCACTTCCTCGACCCGGTGACGATCGAGCGCGGCCACTACCGCGCGCCGCGCGCACCCGGCTTCTCGGCTCAGATGCTGCCGGAGTCGATCGCCCGCTTCAGCTACCCGGACGGCGACTTCTGGGCCGCCGACCTCGCCCGCACGGAAGGAACCCGACCTTGA
- a CDS encoding fumarylacetoacetate hydrolase family protein: MKLMRLGPVGAERPAVLTADGRGYDASSVTTEFDGHFLSTGGVDRLRSALAAGQLPQLALEGQRVGAPVPRPGKVVCIGLNYRDHARETGAAIPPRPVVFLKDPGTVVGPHDDVLIPRNSQKTDWEVELAVVIGARARYLDSPARSAEHIAGYTISNDVSEREFQFDLSGQWDLGKSCETFNPLGPYLVTPDELPDPQALELRLSVDGKERQRSSTQQMIFDVPYLVWYLSQYLVLEPGDVINTGTPAGVALGLPDQPYLRPGQRVELAIDGLGSQCQTLVQA; the protein is encoded by the coding sequence ATGAAGTTGATGCGTCTGGGACCGGTCGGTGCCGAGCGGCCCGCGGTACTCACCGCCGACGGCCGCGGTTATGACGCCTCGTCGGTCACCACGGAGTTCGACGGCCACTTCCTGTCCACCGGCGGTGTGGACCGGCTGCGCTCCGCCCTGGCGGCCGGCCAGCTGCCCCAACTGGCCCTGGAAGGCCAGCGGGTGGGCGCGCCGGTGCCCCGCCCGGGCAAGGTGGTCTGCATCGGCCTCAACTACCGCGACCACGCCCGGGAGACCGGCGCGGCGATCCCACCGCGCCCGGTGGTGTTCCTGAAGGACCCGGGCACCGTGGTCGGCCCGCACGACGACGTACTGATCCCCCGCAACTCCCAGAAGACCGACTGGGAAGTCGAGTTGGCCGTGGTGATCGGAGCACGCGCCCGCTACCTGGACTCCCCCGCGCGTTCGGCCGAGCACATCGCCGGCTACACGATCAGCAACGACGTCTCGGAGCGCGAGTTCCAGTTCGACCTCTCGGGACAGTGGGATCTCGGCAAGTCCTGCGAGACCTTCAACCCGCTGGGCCCCTACCTGGTGACACCCGACGAGCTCCCCGACCCGCAGGCACTGGAACTGCGCCTGTCGGTGGACGGAAAGGAGCGCCAGCGCAGCAGCACCCAGCAGATGATTTTCGATGTCCCCTACCTGGTCTGGTACTTGAGTCAGTACCTGGTCCTGGAACCCGGTGACGTCATCAACACCGGCACCCCGGCCGGCGTCGCGCTCGGCCTGCCCGACCAGCCGTACCTGCGCCCCGGCCAGCGGGTCGAGCTGGCGATCGACGGCCTGGGCAGCCAGTGCCAGACCCTCGTCCAAGCCTGA
- a CDS encoding sugar ABC transporter substrate-binding protein, protein MKTTLSRSAATLGAAVLLIGLATGCGRGGGSGSASGKPAIGIDLPRSDSDFWNSYAQYLKADIGSDGAHTLPISSSQNDVTKLVANVQAFENTGAKAVVMAPQDTGAIASTLDRLAAKKIPVISVDTRPDKGNVYMVVRADNRAYGTQACQFLGRQLGGKGKVAEFEGDLTSVNGRDRSQAFADCMKQNYPGIQVFALPTNWDGSVASSKLQTTLAQNPDLNGIYMQAGGVFLQPTLALLQQKGLLKPAGQPGHITIISNDGIPQEFDAIRQGQIDATISQPADLYAKYALYYAEAATQGKTFQPGPTDHDSTIIKLPNGLEDQLPAPLVTKDNVDDKSLWGNSVSH, encoded by the coding sequence GTGAAGACCACCCTCTCCCGGAGCGCGGCCACCCTCGGCGCGGCGGTCCTGCTGATCGGGCTCGCCACCGGCTGCGGCCGGGGTGGCGGCAGTGGTTCCGCCTCCGGCAAGCCGGCCATCGGCATCGACCTGCCGCGCTCGGACTCCGACTTCTGGAACTCCTACGCGCAGTACCTCAAGGCCGACATCGGCAGCGACGGCGCCCACACCCTGCCGATCAGCAGCTCGCAGAACGACGTGACCAAGCTGGTCGCCAACGTCCAGGCCTTCGAGAACACCGGGGCCAAGGCGGTCGTGATGGCGCCGCAGGACACCGGTGCGATCGCCTCCACGCTGGACCGGCTGGCAGCGAAGAAGATCCCGGTGATCAGCGTGGACACCAGACCCGACAAGGGCAACGTGTACATGGTGGTGCGCGCCGACAACCGCGCCTACGGCACCCAGGCCTGCCAGTTCCTCGGCAGGCAACTGGGCGGCAAGGGCAAGGTCGCCGAGTTCGAAGGCGACCTCACCTCGGTCAACGGGCGCGACCGGTCCCAGGCCTTCGCCGACTGCATGAAGCAGAACTACCCCGGCATCCAGGTCTTCGCGCTGCCCACCAACTGGGACGGCTCGGTCGCCTCCAGCAAGCTGCAGACCACCCTCGCGCAGAACCCCGACCTGAACGGCATCTACATGCAGGCCGGCGGTGTCTTCCTGCAGCCGACCCTGGCGCTGCTCCAGCAGAAGGGCCTGCTCAAGCCGGCCGGCCAGCCGGGCCACATCACCATCATCTCCAACGACGGCATCCCACAGGAGTTCGACGCGATCCGGCAGGGCCAGATCGACGCCACCATCTCGCAGCCCGCCGACCTCTACGCCAAGTACGCGCTGTACTACGCCGAGGCGGCCACCCAGGGCAAGACCTTCCAGCCGGGCCCGACCGACCACGACTCCACCATCATCAAGCTCCCCAACGGCCTGGAGGACCAGCTGCCCGCGCCACTGGTGACCAAGGACAACGTGGACGACAAGAGCCTGTGGGGCAACAGCGTCTCGCACTGA
- a CDS encoding sugar ABC transporter ATP-binding protein — protein MPESTSVPVVEASGISKRFGATVALAEARIAVAPGESHALVGRNGAGKSTLVSILTGLQRPDTGTLRFLGAPAPAFGDTDGWRAKVACVYQRSTVIGGLSVAENLFLNRQSAPGLRPIRWRQLRERAAELLTGYGVEVDPAARAEELTVEQRQFVEIARALSFGARFIILDEPTAKLDARGIERLFGKLRELQEQGVAFLFISHHLQEVYDLCTSVTVYRDARHIVTAPVAELDQAALVEAMTGEGASHSAPAPAAEPQPAAETERSAEPLPAAEAERSADPLLMVSGLTLTGAYRNVELTVGAGEVVGLAGATASGNVRLGETLAGLHRPSAGRISVAGKAVRTGDIPSALAAGVGLVPEDRHLQGLVAGRSVAENATLTVTDQLGPCGTVLPSRIAAFAGRMIEDLDIKTPGPDTPVSALSGGNQQKVVIARALATDPHVLVAIRPTNGVDVKSKEFLLRRIRQVAQAGRAALIVSDELDDLRSCDRVLAMFHGEITAEFAPGWSDEHLVAAMEGMARGHAADAPARGHTDPVRGQATTEIEEDHHVSHD, from the coding sequence ATGCCGGAGAGCACATCCGTCCCGGTGGTCGAGGCCAGCGGGATCTCCAAGCGGTTCGGCGCCACCGTCGCGCTGGCCGAGGCGCGGATCGCCGTGGCGCCGGGCGAGTCGCACGCACTGGTCGGGCGCAACGGCGCGGGAAAGTCCACGCTGGTCTCGATCCTGACCGGCCTGCAACGGCCGGACACCGGCACCCTGCGCTTCCTGGGCGCACCGGCGCCGGCCTTCGGTGACACCGACGGCTGGCGCGCCAAGGTCGCCTGCGTCTACCAGCGTTCCACCGTCATCGGCGGCCTGAGCGTCGCCGAGAACCTCTTCTTGAACCGGCAGAGCGCGCCCGGACTGCGCCCGATCCGCTGGCGGCAGCTGCGGGAGCGGGCCGCCGAACTGCTCACCGGCTACGGCGTCGAGGTCGACCCGGCCGCTCGGGCCGAGGAACTGACGGTGGAGCAGCGGCAGTTCGTCGAGATCGCGCGGGCGCTGTCGTTCGGCGCCCGGTTCATCATCCTGGACGAGCCGACCGCGAAGCTGGACGCCCGAGGCATCGAGCGGCTCTTCGGCAAGCTGCGGGAGTTGCAGGAGCAGGGCGTCGCGTTCCTGTTCATCTCGCACCACTTGCAGGAGGTCTACGACCTCTGCACCAGCGTGACCGTGTACCGGGACGCCCGCCACATCGTCACCGCCCCGGTGGCGGAGCTGGACCAGGCGGCGCTGGTCGAGGCGATGACGGGGGAGGGCGCCTCCCATTCCGCGCCGGCGCCCGCCGCCGAGCCGCAACCAGCTGCCGAGACCGAGCGATCCGCCGAGCCGCTCCCCGCCGCCGAGGCCGAGCGATCCGCCGATCCGCTGCTGATGGTGTCCGGCCTGACCCTGACCGGTGCCTACCGGAACGTGGAGCTCACGGTGGGGGCCGGCGAGGTGGTCGGCCTGGCCGGCGCGACCGCGAGCGGCAACGTACGGCTCGGCGAGACGCTGGCCGGCCTGCACCGCCCGAGCGCCGGGCGGATCAGCGTGGCCGGCAAGGCGGTGCGCACCGGTGACATCCCGTCGGCGCTGGCCGCCGGCGTCGGCCTGGTCCCCGAGGACCGCCACCTGCAGGGCCTGGTCGCCGGGCGCAGCGTGGCGGAGAACGCCACCCTGACCGTCACCGACCAGCTCGGCCCGTGCGGCACCGTGCTGCCCTCCCGGATCGCCGCCTTCGCCGGCCGGATGATCGAGGACCTGGACATCAAGACACCGGGCCCCGACACGCCCGTCTCGGCGCTCTCCGGCGGCAACCAGCAGAAGGTGGTGATCGCCCGCGCGCTCGCCACCGACCCGCACGTGCTGGTCGCGATCCGCCCCACCAACGGGGTGGACGTCAAGTCCAAGGAGTTCCTGCTGCGCCGGATCCGCCAGGTCGCGCAGGCCGGCCGGGCGGCCCTGATCGTCTCGGACGAGCTGGACGACCTGCGCTCCTGCGACCGCGTGCTGGCGATGTTCCACGGCGAGATCACCGCTGAGTTCGCGCCGGGTTGGAGCGATGAGCACCTGGTCGCCGCGATGGAGGGCATGGCGCGCGGTCACGCCGCGGACGCCCCCGCGCGCGGCCACACCGACCCCGTGCGCGGCCAGGCCACCACTGAGATCGAAGAGGACCACCATGTCTCCCACGACTGA
- a CDS encoding ABC transporter permease — protein sequence MSPTTESAVPPLTVNPRRGRSLQRYRDLSLVPVLLVLGVIGFIVSPAFLTSDNLIGVAQQSTELSLLVLAEALILIAGRMDLSLESTIGVAPVIAVWVVLPSHGGRFNGLGLFPGWTAIPLCLLAGALIGAVNGLLILKLRLNGFIVTLGALTMLRGLQVALSQGQSIVELPSSFTYLGSAAWFGVPAAVWICALLFALGGCALAWLRHGRALYAIGGNPEAARTAGIRVDRVTWVVLILGGLLAAFAGILYTGHYGSISADQGSGWIFQVFAATVIGGVSLNGGRGTLFGALTGVLTLQLVVNVMTLAGVPPLWNQFLNGLIIIVALIISRFTSGETQE from the coding sequence ATGTCTCCCACGACTGAAAGCGCCGTCCCCCCGCTCACCGTCAACCCCCGGCGCGGGCGCAGCCTCCAGCGCTACCGTGACCTGTCACTGGTCCCGGTGCTGCTGGTGCTCGGGGTGATCGGCTTCATCGTCTCGCCCGCCTTCCTGACCTCGGACAACCTGATCGGGGTGGCGCAGCAGTCCACCGAGCTGAGCCTGCTGGTGCTCGCCGAGGCGCTGATCCTGATCGCCGGGCGGATGGACCTGTCACTGGAGTCGACCATCGGCGTGGCGCCGGTCATCGCCGTCTGGGTGGTCCTGCCCAGCCACGGCGGACGGTTCAACGGCCTTGGCCTGTTCCCCGGTTGGACGGCGATCCCGCTGTGCCTGCTGGCCGGTGCGCTGATCGGGGCGGTCAACGGTCTGCTGATCCTCAAGCTGCGGCTGAACGGATTCATCGTCACGCTCGGCGCCCTGACCATGCTGCGCGGTCTCCAAGTGGCCCTCTCCCAGGGGCAGTCGATCGTGGAGCTGCCCAGCTCCTTCACCTACCTGGGCAGCGCGGCCTGGTTCGGCGTGCCGGCGGCGGTGTGGATCTGCGCGCTGCTCTTCGCGCTCGGCGGCTGCGCGCTGGCCTGGTTGCGGCACGGGCGGGCGCTGTACGCGATCGGCGGCAACCCCGAGGCCGCGCGCACCGCGGGCATCCGGGTGGACCGGGTGACCTGGGTGGTGCTGATCCTGGGCGGTCTGCTGGCGGCCTTCGCGGGCATCCTCTACACCGGCCACTACGGCTCGATCTCGGCCGACCAGGGCAGCGGTTGGATCTTCCAGGTGTTCGCCGCCACGGTGATCGGCGGCGTCAGCCTGAACGGCGGCCGGGGCACCCTGTTCGGCGCGCTGACCGGTGTGCTGACGCTCCAACTCGTGGTCAACGTCATGACCTTGGCAGGTGTGCCGCCGCTGTGGAACCAGTTCCTCAACGGCCTGATCATCATCGTCGCCCTGATCATCTCCCGGTTCACCTCCGGCGAGACCCAGGAGTGA
- a CDS encoding FadR/GntR family transcriptional regulator — MAVTDEAIETIKAMIVSGELPEGSRLPKEETLAATLGLSRNSLREAVRALVAMRILVTRQGDGTYVSSLEPHLLLDGLTFAADVSQGRAAVQLLQVRRLLEPQATALAAAKVTEEDLAVLREILDRCAEAETAEQFIELDMAFHRHIVGLVGNPVLATLLEIVSTRTQRVRLIRGIDTTAAFSSAHREHEAILAALSTRDAPLAAAAAMSHVAAVEQWAAGGGVSRSTAPEWLAGGESVTG; from the coding sequence ATGGCGGTCACCGACGAGGCGATCGAGACGATCAAAGCCATGATCGTCTCGGGCGAACTCCCGGAGGGCTCGCGGCTCCCCAAGGAGGAGACGCTGGCCGCGACGCTCGGCCTCTCCCGCAACTCGCTGCGCGAGGCCGTGCGGGCGCTGGTCGCGATGCGCATCCTGGTGACCCGGCAGGGCGATGGCACCTATGTCTCCAGCCTGGAACCGCACCTGTTGCTGGACGGCCTCACCTTCGCCGCCGACGTCTCCCAGGGCCGGGCCGCCGTCCAACTGCTCCAGGTGCGCAGGCTGTTGGAGCCGCAGGCCACCGCGTTGGCAGCGGCCAAGGTGACCGAGGAGGATCTCGCCGTGCTGCGCGAGATCCTCGACCGGTGCGCCGAGGCCGAGACGGCCGAGCAGTTCATCGAGTTGGACATGGCTTTCCATCGGCACATCGTCGGCCTGGTCGGCAACCCGGTGCTGGCCACGCTGCTGGAGATCGTCTCGACCCGCACCCAGCGGGTCCGGCTGATCCGGGGCATCGACACCACTGCCGCCTTCAGCTCCGCCCACCGCGAGCACGAGGCCATCCTGGCGGCGCTGAGCACCCGGGACGCGCCGCTGGCCGCCGCCGCCGCGATGTCCCATGTCGCGGCCGTGGAGCAGTGGGCGGCCGGCGGCGGCGTCTCGCGCAGCACGGCACCCGAGTGGCTGGCCGGCGGCGAGAGCGTCACCGGGTGA